The following are from one region of the Mycolicibacterium diernhoferi genome:
- a CDS encoding zinc-binding dehydrogenase has translation MRAVSCVSGELSVIDLPAPRPAPGQLVLDVRRCGICGSDLHAKDHADELVEVMDAVGYPDFMRGDTPVVMGHEFCGDIVERGRGVAKEFKVGATVVSFPLLRAHGGVHLTGLSPLAPGGYAEQVLTEAAMSFVVPNGLDVDTAALTEPMAVALHAVRRSEIGRRDTAIVIGCGPVGLAVICHLKAMGVSTIVASDFSPARRALAGRCGAHVVVDPAHESPYDRVARQKGVITAAPDLYELGMGSMEKLRKVPGWAHLYRVADKLGAAGPKRPVIFECVGVPGMIDGAITAAPVNSRVIVVGVCMGDDRIRPALANGKEIDLRFVFAYTPLEFRDTLYLLAEGKIDASALVTGTVGLDGVDAAFTALGDPEAHAKVLIDPRSAAVEPVQAAAAPSSRLS, from the coding sequence ATGAGGGCTGTCAGCTGTGTATCCGGCGAACTGTCGGTTATCGACCTTCCCGCTCCGCGCCCGGCGCCCGGCCAGTTGGTGCTCGACGTGCGGCGCTGCGGGATCTGTGGATCCGACCTGCACGCCAAGGACCACGCCGACGAACTCGTGGAGGTGATGGACGCGGTCGGGTACCCGGATTTCATGCGCGGGGACACCCCGGTGGTGATGGGCCACGAGTTCTGTGGGGACATCGTCGAGCGGGGCCGCGGCGTGGCCAAGGAGTTCAAGGTCGGCGCCACGGTGGTGTCCTTCCCGCTGCTGCGCGCCCATGGCGGCGTGCACTTGACCGGACTTTCGCCGCTGGCCCCCGGCGGCTACGCCGAACAGGTGCTCACCGAGGCCGCCATGAGTTTCGTGGTGCCCAACGGTCTGGACGTCGACACCGCCGCCCTCACCGAGCCGATGGCGGTCGCATTGCACGCGGTGCGGCGCAGTGAGATCGGGCGCCGCGACACCGCCATCGTGATCGGCTGCGGGCCGGTCGGGCTGGCCGTCATCTGCCATCTCAAGGCGATGGGTGTGTCCACCATCGTCGCGTCCGATTTCTCGCCCGCGCGCCGCGCGCTGGCGGGCCGGTGCGGCGCGCACGTGGTGGTCGATCCGGCGCACGAGTCACCGTATGACCGGGTGGCCCGGCAGAAGGGCGTCATCACCGCGGCCCCCGACCTGTACGAGCTCGGCATGGGATCGATGGAGAAGCTGCGCAAGGTGCCCGGCTGGGCGCACCTGTACCGGGTCGCGGACAAGCTGGGGGCGGCCGGCCCGAAACGGCCCGTCATCTTCGAGTGCGTCGGGGTGCCGGGCATGATCGACGGGGCCATCACCGCCGCACCGGTCAACAGCCGGGTCATCGTGGTCGGGGTCTGTATGGGGGACGACCGGATCCGGCCGGCGCTGGCGAACGGCAAGGAGATCGACCTGCGGTTCGTGTTCGCGTACACACCACTGGAATTCCGCGACACCCTGTACCTGCTGGCCGAGGGCAAGATCGATGCCTCGGCCTTGGTCACCGGCACCGTCGGGCTGGACGGGGTGGACGCGGCGTTCACCGCACTCGGCGACCCGGAAGCCCACGCCAAGGTGTTGATCGACCCGCGCAGCGCCGCG